One window of the Acaryochloris sp. CCMEE 5410 genome contains the following:
- a CDS encoding DUF4277 domain-containing protein, with product MSDAVQISSERVDDIPLIVEWLKQMQIVEWMDQELKQPHGNRKGLSYGQLSVLLLTYIMTQADHRLCGAESWVTSHRQILELATGWGIGEKDATDDRLARMVEEVGQAEEACRQIEVNLGQHVIRAYELPTEVARADTTSFSVHHRSDESAEESLLRFGYSKDKRPDLLQYRQLLGTLDPAGIPLVSATLPGNGADDPLYWPTWQQMAQVIGHKHFVFWQIAKLPRLRPVLKLLQREESIVSCTHDGTTSVLAKTMGVQPTQSEYRDSSADPRCE from the coding sequence ATGAGTGACGCTGTGCAAATCAGTTCAGAGCGGGTTGATGATATTCCCCTGATCGTCGAATGGCTCAAGCAGATGCAGATTGTCGAATGGATGGATCAAGAACTCAAACAACCTCACGGAAACCGTAAAGGATTGAGCTATGGTCAATTGAGCGTATTGCTGTTGACCTACATCATGACTCAAGCAGATCATCGCTTGTGTGGCGCAGAATCGTGGGTGACATCACACCGTCAGATATTGGAGTTGGCCACTGGTTGGGGCATAGGGGAAAAGGATGCAACCGATGATCGTCTGGCCCGGATGGTGGAAGAAGTTGGCCAAGCGGAAGAAGCTTGTCGCCAGATTGAGGTGAACCTTGGTCAGCATGTGATTCGAGCCTATGAATTACCGACAGAGGTTGCTAGGGCAGATACAACCAGCTTTAGTGTGCATCATCGCTCAGATGAATCTGCTGAAGAGAGTCTGCTCCGTTTTGGGTACTCCAAAGATAAACGCCCTGACTTGCTTCAGTACCGTCAACTGCTAGGCACCCTTGACCCTGCAGGGATTCCGTTAGTCAGTGCAACGCTTCCTGGTAATGGAGCAGATGACCCATTGTATTGGCCCACCTGGCAGCAAATGGCTCAAGTTATTGGCCACAAGCACTTTGTCTTTTGGCAGATTGCAAAGCTGCCGCGATTGCGACCCGTGCTCAAATTGCTTCAGAGGGAGGAATCTATTGTTTCCTGTACCCATGACGGGACAACATCCGTCCTGGCTAAAACAATGGGTGTTCAACCCACCCAGTCCGAGTACAGAGATTCGTCTGCCGACCCAAGATGCGAATGA
- a CDS encoding DUF4253 domain-containing protein: MTRFSLSHTSPILCLRPFEESLGNSAERSLIGVVKLDDHFQIVQFFGTAAGNYELSNADIIDKLRAWEKLCDFEIMGGGGDTLELAFKTLPEDRLAFAEDVYDFCPDLMDQGYVGPPLGEGATMEDFAEAMDEQTVEDLVDYLERNMAVGFWWD, translated from the coding sequence TTGACCCGTTTTTCTTTGAGCCATACATCCCCGATTCTGTGCTTACGCCCCTTTGAAGAATCATTGGGTAACTCAGCCGAAAGATCCTTGATTGGGGTGGTTAAACTAGACGACCATTTCCAAATCGTTCAATTTTTCGGTACTGCTGCCGGGAACTACGAACTGAGTAACGCCGATATTATCGATAAGCTACGCGCCTGGGAAAAGCTCTGCGACTTTGAAATCATGGGTGGAGGAGGAGACACTCTAGAATTGGCCTTCAAAACCCTGCCCGAGGACCGATTAGCCTTTGCAGAAGACGTTTATGACTTTTGTCCTGACTTGATGGATCAGGGATATGTGGGACCACCATTAGGGGAAGGGGCCACTATGGAAGATTTTGCAGAAGCAATGGACGAGCAAACCGTAGAAGACTTAGTTGATTATTTAGAGCGGAATATGGCTGTGGGATTCTGGTGGGATTAG
- a CDS encoding IS4 family transposase, producing MRVAEKIQRFFSLPTLELETLWLPLVELWLSKQYPQGSQLYVVIDRTSWGVINLLMVSVVWQHRAIPIWCEALAKKGSSNYDEQTAILSNVIRHLSAYRLVILGDREFCSVKLGQWLAQQKVHFCLRLKQNTEVSMDQQFTQQLQQFGLAPGQKLFLNDVRVTQAKGFGHFNVAAKWKRRYHGFAPDEAWFILTNFCDLNSAIVSYQKRFCIEEMFRDFKQGGYCLEGSQAMEERLVAIVILIAIAYTSAALQGQSLKQKGLQRYITRPESPTSPNKRHSAFRVGLSAHLWAITGDGVLARLVDELMKLSPNKLPEYQRGMRAMELVCAGV from the coding sequence TTGAGAGTCGCCGAAAAAATACAACGGTTCTTCTCCTTACCGACCCTTGAACTTGAAACGCTTTGGCTACCGCTGGTTGAACTGTGGCTGAGCAAGCAGTACCCTCAAGGCTCCCAGCTTTATGTCGTCATCGACCGTACCAGTTGGGGTGTGATTAATCTATTGATGGTGAGCGTGGTCTGGCAACATCGCGCTATTCCCATATGGTGTGAAGCGCTCGCTAAAAAGGGCAGCAGCAACTATGACGAGCAAACGGCTATTTTGAGCAACGTCATTCGCCATTTATCCGCCTATCGTCTGGTTATCCTCGGTGACCGAGAGTTTTGTTCCGTCAAGCTCGGACAGTGGTTAGCTCAACAGAAGGTCCACTTTTGTCTGCGCCTCAAGCAGAATACCGAAGTGTCTATGGACCAGCAGTTTACTCAACAACTTCAACAGTTTGGCCTTGCCCCTGGTCAAAAGCTGTTTCTCAATGATGTACGCGTCACTCAGGCTAAAGGCTTTGGACACTTCAATGTGGCCGCCAAATGGAAACGACGCTATCACGGCTTTGCGCCTGATGAAGCCTGGTTTATCCTCACGAACTTCTGTGACCTCAACAGCGCTATCGTCAGCTATCAAAAACGCTTCTGTATCGAAGAAATGTTCCGCGACTTCAAACAGGGAGGCTATTGCCTCGAAGGCTCTCAAGCGATGGAAGAGCGTTTGGTTGCGATTGTCATTCTGATTGCCATTGCCTATACCAGTGCAGCCCTGCAAGGGCAAAGTCTTAAGCAAAAAGGACTCCAGCGCTACATTACTAGACCCGAATCTCCCACCTCACCGAACAAGCGTCATAGTGCATTCCGAGTCGGACTCTCTGCTCATCTGTGGGCGATAACAGGGGATGGAGTTCTAGCTCGATTGGTGGATGAGCTGATGAAACTCTCTCCCAATAAGCTACCTGAATATCAACGGGGGATGAGAGCGATGGAGCTTGTCTGTGCTGGGGTATAG
- the istA gene encoding IS21 family transposase, with protein sequence MLRRDPRLKPMTLYEYLQDKYPGQYPQVLRTLQRRVRTWKALHGPSPEVMFELRHEPGVQGFSDFTELKGITITIAGKPFEHLIYHYRLGYSGWRYAQIIQGGESFVALSEGLQNAFEACGGVPKQHRTDSLSAAYRNMGGRRSKNLTRLYDELCDHYRLEPTRNNKGIAHENGSIESPHGHLKNRIKQAIYLRGSADLRALLNIKP encoded by the coding sequence ATGCTGCGTCGAGATCCGCGCCTCAAACCCATGACCCTGTACGAGTATCTGCAGGATAAATATCCAGGCCAGTATCCCCAAGTCCTGCGGACCCTGCAACGTCGGGTAAGAACGTGGAAAGCCTTGCATGGTCCGAGCCCTGAAGTGATGTTTGAACTACGTCATGAACCAGGGGTACAAGGGTTCTCCGATTTTACAGAACTCAAGGGCATCACGATTACCATTGCCGGTAAACCGTTTGAGCATCTGATATACCATTACCGTCTGGGATATAGCGGCTGGCGATATGCCCAGATTATCCAAGGAGGCGAAAGCTTTGTCGCCCTTTCAGAAGGATTACAAAATGCCTTTGAAGCCTGTGGAGGTGTTCCTAAACAGCATCGTACCGATAGTTTGAGTGCAGCCTATCGCAACATGGGCGGCCGTCGGTCCAAAAATCTCACGCGTTTGTACGACGAACTGTGTGACCACTATCGGCTAGAACCCACTCGTAACAACAAAGGTATAGCCCATGAAAACGGTTCAATCGAGTCTCCCCATGGTCATTTGAAGAACCGAATTAAGCAGGCGATCTATCTGCGCGGCAGTGCAGATTTACGAGCGTTGCTGAATATCAAGCCTTGA
- a CDS encoding M48 family metalloprotease, which translates to MEQTQDQFDALIRQFEEFSKRDPKGYRLRVGLYAALGYAYIFLMLAGLLALMGVIVWLMVISNRLDSNAVKLLIGLIAITGLILKSLWITFPKPEGVALNREQVPQLFALVDKLTQKLQAPRFHNIFLNAEFNAAVVQVPRLGILGWQENYLLLGLPLLQALSLEQFQAVLAHELGHLSGNHSRFAAWIYRIRKTWMQIYQRLHESGQIGSELFLNKFLKWYWPTFNAYSFALARINEYEADQCAAQLIGAQSMAEALIHVEVKAKYLDESFWPEIYDQVGQQPDPPTNVYSSLLRCLPQPVEKTQGKKWLQEGLQVRTHNEDTHPCLADRLESLEYQASNANPLSRLDHHQTSAAQMLLGNTLQQFVQRFDRDWYDAAATPWRQRFAYLSDIQDKLNCLEQAIKTRRLTDQEAWERAYYTLEMRDENEALPLLQAVLERQPDHAAANYALGQVLLKKEDAAGITCLEKAIDQRIDWVIDGCELLYNFHLKQEQAEQAQKYLERAEQHQLCLQKAQTERATVSEHHQFKPHTLDQSEIDSLIQQVQTYPQVKEAYLVEKVVEMFPEERFCIMGVVRKRELFESETAANKLIEQLINNLQFTTEAYIIILNHPQSGKLGKKIRQIEQSLLFRRK; encoded by the coding sequence ATGGAACAAACTCAGGACCAGTTTGATGCACTTATTCGCCAATTTGAAGAGTTCTCTAAACGAGATCCAAAAGGTTACCGTCTGCGAGTGGGTTTATACGCAGCGTTAGGATATGCCTATATCTTTCTAATGCTAGCCGGGCTGTTGGCTTTGATGGGGGTCATTGTTTGGCTAATGGTGATCAGCAATAGATTAGATTCTAATGCCGTCAAACTCCTGATTGGATTAATTGCGATCACTGGTTTGATTCTAAAATCCTTATGGATTACCTTCCCTAAACCGGAAGGGGTGGCGTTAAATCGGGAGCAAGTGCCTCAACTTTTTGCATTGGTGGATAAGTTGACCCAAAAACTGCAAGCTCCCCGATTCCACAACATTTTTTTGAATGCGGAATTTAATGCAGCGGTTGTTCAAGTCCCTCGCTTAGGTATTTTGGGATGGCAAGAGAATTACTTACTGCTGGGCTTGCCCCTATTGCAAGCATTATCTTTAGAGCAATTTCAGGCAGTCCTTGCCCATGAGTTAGGCCATTTATCAGGCAACCATTCGCGATTCGCAGCTTGGATTTATCGCATTCGCAAAACTTGGATGCAAATTTACCAGCGATTACATGAGAGCGGACAAATAGGCTCGGAACTTTTCTTAAACAAATTTTTGAAGTGGTATTGGCCAACCTTTAATGCCTACTCATTCGCCCTTGCTCGCATCAATGAATACGAAGCAGATCAATGTGCAGCCCAGCTTATTGGTGCCCAAAGTATGGCTGAGGCGTTGATTCATGTGGAAGTTAAGGCCAAGTATCTAGACGAGTCCTTTTGGCCAGAGATTTATGACCAAGTAGGTCAGCAGCCGGATCCACCAACAAATGTCTATTCTTCCTTACTAAGATGTTTGCCCCAGCCCGTTGAAAAAACTCAGGGAAAAAAGTGGTTACAGGAAGGGTTACAAGTACGAACCCATAACGAAGACACCCATCCTTGCTTGGCAGATCGACTAGAATCCCTCGAATATCAGGCGTCTAATGCCAATCCTCTGTCTAGACTAGACCATCACCAAACCAGCGCAGCCCAAATGCTGTTGGGTAATACGCTCCAACAGTTTGTCCAACGTTTTGATCGAGATTGGTATGATGCTGCTGCAACACCGTGGCGACAACGTTTTGCCTATCTGTCAGATATTCAGGACAAGCTCAACTGTCTAGAGCAAGCGATTAAAACGCGCCGACTTACAGATCAAGAGGCTTGGGAACGGGCCTACTATACATTGGAAATGAGGGATGAGAATGAGGCATTGCCTTTACTGCAAGCGGTACTAGAAAGACAACCTGATCATGCTGCAGCTAACTATGCCCTTGGTCAAGTACTGCTGAAGAAGGAAGATGCTGCAGGTATCACTTGTCTTGAAAAAGCGATTGACCAGAGGATCGATTGGGTGATCGATGGCTGTGAGTTGTTATACAATTTCCACCTTAAGCAAGAGCAGGCTGAGCAAGCCCAAAAGTACCTAGAGCGCGCTGAACAACATCAACTATGCTTACAAAAAGCCCAAACCGAAAGGGCTACAGTCTCTGAGCATCATCAATTTAAACCCCATACTCTAGATCAGTCCGAAATCGATTCATTGATTCAACAGGTGCAGACTTATCCTCAGGTAAAAGAAGCCTATCTGGTCGAGAAAGTTGTTGAGATGTTTCCAGAAGAGCGGTTTTGCATCATGGGTGTGGTTCGCAAACGAGAGTTGTTTGAAAGTGAAACGGCTGCAAACAAATTAATTGAACAATTAATAAATAACCTGCAGTTTACGACAGAGGCTTATATCATCATTCTGAATCATCCTCAGTCTGGAAAATTAGGCAAGAAGATCCGCCAAATTGAACAGTCTCTCCTGTTTCGTCGGAAGTAG
- a CDS encoding IS630 family transposase, which yields MKAYSLDLRQKIIETYENESISQRKLAKRFRVAPSFVTRLLKQYRQTGELSPKPRPGRPRKLSSQQIELIQSLVEAQPDITLGELCEALKAQVGVRVSTPTMCRVMKHLNLTRKKKSLHPSAKGSERVQALRRDYWEQLRDVRAEDLIFIDESGIHVGLICLFAWAIKGQRAYGEQPQRGKHVSIVASLS from the coding sequence ATGAAAGCCTACTCTCTTGACTTGCGCCAAAAGATCATTGAAACCTACGAAAATGAATCTATCTCTCAGCGCAAACTGGCTAAACGATTTCGAGTCGCTCCCAGTTTCGTTACTCGTCTGTTGAAGCAGTATCGGCAAACAGGTGAGCTTTCCCCCAAACCTCGTCCAGGTCGCCCGAGAAAACTGAGTTCACAGCAGATTGAGCTTATCCAAAGCCTTGTAGAAGCTCAACCAGATATTACTTTGGGTGAACTGTGTGAGGCACTCAAAGCCCAAGTAGGAGTGAGAGTGAGTACGCCGACGATGTGTCGTGTGATGAAGCACCTCAATTTGACCCGTAAAAAAAAATCCCTTCATCCGAGTGCTAAGGGAAGTGAACGAGTGCAAGCGTTACGCCGGGACTACTGGGAGCAGCTACGAGATGTTCGGGCTGAAGACTTGATCTTCATTGATGAATCGGGCATCCATGTAGGACTGATTTGTCTGTTTGCTTGGGCCATTAAAGGACAGCGTGCCTATGGTGAGCAGCCTCAACGAGGTAAGCATGTCTCGATAGTTGCTAGTCTGAGTTAG
- a CDS encoding 2OG-Fe(II) oxygenase: protein MPIVNKEAPLIIKIPNILTFKECDELIRKINLLNPSLATVRNDGEAEINTNVRNNERVIFNDSALAKKLFLKVQEYVPSTMQGRILSSANERFRCYRYKVGMKFSPHYDGSLERNGNEKSYYSFLVYLNDDFDGGQTNFLTESVRSITPRKGFGLLFQHLILHEGAEVSRGVKYVARTDLMYQR, encoded by the coding sequence ATGCCCATTGTCAATAAAGAAGCTCCATTAATTATCAAGATTCCTAATATTTTGACATTCAAAGAATGCGATGAATTAATTAGGAAGATCAATCTGCTTAACCCTAGTCTGGCAACGGTGCGTAATGATGGAGAGGCCGAGATTAATACCAATGTACGCAATAATGAGCGAGTTATTTTTAACGATTCCGCTCTTGCAAAGAAATTATTTTTAAAAGTACAAGAGTACGTCCCGTCAACAATGCAGGGAAGAATCTTGTCGAGCGCTAATGAACGCTTTAGATGCTATCGATATAAAGTTGGCATGAAATTTAGCCCTCATTATGATGGCTCACTTGAACGGAATGGAAATGAAAAGAGTTATTACTCATTTCTCGTCTATTTGAACGATGATTTTGATGGTGGACAAACAAATTTCCTAACCGAATCAGTACGCTCAATTACACCTCGAAAGGGCTTTGGTCTTTTGTTCCAGCATCTCATTCTTCATGAAGGGGCTGAGGTGTCTAGAGGTGTGAAATATGTAGCAAGAACCGACTTAATGTATCAGAGATAA
- a CDS encoding ISAs1 family transposase, with protein MSHLIDTLKQVPDFRSAHGRIHPLWLLLLLMVMGMLAGYQGYRPLETFVSDYRQPLSELLGLESLEVPSHCTFRRVMKGLDFQALSHQFEAWMLSKAQTHSPDNYAASIDGKRIRQGLTDAKGKQRFVGLVSLFAVEAGITLKLEALTQEDNSEIKVVQALLETLQLDGLLITMDALHAQKNT; from the coding sequence ATGAGCCATCTAATCGATACTTTGAAGCAAGTCCCGGATTTCCGCAGTGCCCATGGCCGTATTCATCCGTTATGGCTGCTGTTGCTATTGATGGTGATGGGCATGCTTGCTGGATATCAAGGGTACCGTCCGTTAGAAACCTTTGTGAGCGATTATCGCCAGCCTTTAAGTGAGCTATTGGGGCTTGAGAGCCTCGAAGTTCCGTCTCACTGTACCTTTCGTCGAGTGATGAAGGGGCTTGACTTCCAAGCGTTGAGCCACCAATTTGAAGCATGGATGCTCTCGAAAGCCCAGACTCACTCTCCCGATAATTATGCAGCCTCCATTGATGGCAAACGGATTCGTCAGGGGCTGACAGATGCCAAGGGGAAGCAGCGTTTTGTAGGGTTGGTGAGTTTATTTGCGGTGGAAGCAGGCATCACCCTCAAGCTCGAAGCCCTCACTCAGGAGGATAATAGCGAAATCAAAGTCGTCCAGGCACTGTTGGAAACCCTTCAACTCGATGGCTTACTGATTACCATGGATGCCTTACACGCCCAAAAAAACACTTGA
- a CDS encoding ISAs1 family transposase, producing MGHSQRKGKEYHNTAYYISSAATSPHHWQSLVREHWGIENRLHWPKDVVFGEDDYRLEDEQALLNWSVLRTIGINILRLNDYQSLKTAMTKLANRVDIIFSLLT from the coding sequence ATGGGGCACTCGCAAAGGAAAGGAAAGGAGTATCACAATACGGCCTATTACATCAGTTCAGCTGCCACCTCACCCCATCATTGGCAATCTCTGGTCCGAGAACATTGGGGCATTGAAAATCGGTTGCATTGGCCGAAGGATGTTGTTTTTGGCGAAGATGATTATCGACTCGAAGATGAACAAGCACTGCTCAATTGGTCAGTGCTTAGAACTATTGGGATTAATATCCTGCGGCTAAACGACTATCAATCCCTCAAAACCGCGATGACTAAGCTGGCTAATCGGGTCGATATTATTTTTTCGCTGCTAACTTAA
- the trpB gene encoding tryptophan synthase subunit beta, with protein sequence MAVTPLSSADQSSGAQQYPDALGRFGPYGGKYVPETLMPALAELESALAQYRNDPDFQAELSQLLKDYVGRPSPLYFAERITAHYARPDGSGPQIYLKREDLNHTGAHKINNALAQALLAKRMGKQRIIAETGAGQHGVATATVCARFGFDCVIYMGVQDMERQALNVFRMRLLGAEVHPVEAGTGTLKDATSEAIRDWVTNVETTHYILGSVAGPHPYPMMVRDFHAVIGQETRQQCQEQWNGTPDILLACVGGGSNAMGLFHEFVPDTQIRMIGVEAAGAGVNTDKHAATLTQGEAGVLHGAMSYLLQDEDGQVLEAHSISAGLDYPGVGPEHSFLKDSGRCEYYSVTDTEAVAAFQRLTELEGIIPALETSHAIAYLETLCPQLEGSPRIVISCSGRGDKDVQTVAKFLEQQSPQ encoded by the coding sequence GTGGCTGTTACTCCCTTATCCTCTGCTGACCAATCCTCTGGCGCACAACAATATCCGGATGCCTTGGGTCGCTTTGGTCCCTACGGCGGGAAGTATGTCCCCGAAACCCTGATGCCCGCCCTGGCAGAGCTAGAATCAGCCCTAGCCCAATACCGCAACGATCCAGACTTTCAGGCAGAACTCAGCCAACTGCTCAAAGACTATGTAGGTCGGCCTAGCCCCCTTTACTTTGCCGAGCGGATTACCGCCCACTATGCTCGTCCCGATGGCAGTGGTCCCCAGATCTATTTAAAGCGAGAAGACCTTAACCATACGGGAGCCCACAAAATCAACAATGCCCTCGCTCAAGCCCTGCTTGCGAAGCGCATGGGCAAGCAGCGAATTATTGCAGAAACCGGAGCTGGACAGCATGGGGTGGCAACAGCAACCGTCTGTGCCCGCTTTGGCTTTGACTGCGTGATTTATATGGGGGTCCAGGATATGGAACGTCAAGCCCTCAATGTTTTTCGAATGCGGCTTTTGGGCGCGGAAGTTCATCCTGTAGAAGCAGGGACTGGGACCCTTAAGGATGCCACCTCGGAAGCCATTCGCGACTGGGTGACCAACGTAGAAACCACCCACTATATTTTGGGTTCTGTGGCTGGTCCTCACCCCTACCCGATGATGGTGCGAGACTTCCATGCCGTGATTGGCCAAGAAACTCGCCAGCAATGCCAAGAGCAGTGGAACGGCACCCCTGATATCTTGTTGGCCTGCGTGGGGGGTGGCTCGAATGCGATGGGTCTATTTCATGAGTTTGTACCGGATACTCAAATCCGCATGATTGGGGTGGAGGCCGCAGGCGCTGGCGTTAATACTGATAAACATGCAGCCACCCTCACCCAAGGGGAAGCCGGAGTGCTGCATGGGGCCATGAGTTATCTGCTGCAAGATGAAGATGGTCAGGTGTTAGAAGCCCATTCCATTAGTGCGGGACTGGATTATCCTGGCGTGGGTCCTGAACATAGTTTTCTTAAAGATAGTGGCCGCTGCGAATATTACAGCGTCACGGATACAGAGGCAGTCGCGGCCTTTCAGCGGTTAACGGAACTGGAAGGGATTATTCCAGCTTTAGAAACGAGTCATGCGATCGCATATCTGGAAACCCTCTGCCCCCAGTTAGAAGGCAGTCCCCGAATTGTTATCTCTTGTTCGGGTCGGGGCGATAAAGACGTCCAAACCGTAGCTAAGTTTTTAGAGCAGCAATCTCCCCAGTAG
- a CDS encoding sulfite exporter TauE/SafE family protein, which produces MPFVVLGVVSFLSWFISMVAGGGSPLILIPLVSFMYGAQAVAPVITTGMLLGNIQRLFYFWEDIEWEVTLWQLPGVIVGSILGAFTLNYINLEWLQLVIGLSLLLMVANYWFGNQESTFTLKTWQFLPLGFGNSFASGLIGSTGPIMNPAYINYGLLKEAMVATKAANIILAHVIKLCAYASLGNLNREYVIYGVVIGAAAFPANWLGQWVLSKMSNDLFKQVTFIFIGVSGILMLWEQRQVLMAW; this is translated from the coding sequence ATGCCCTTTGTCGTTTTGGGAGTGGTGAGTTTCCTGTCCTGGTTTATCAGCATGGTGGCGGGTGGCGGCAGCCCCTTAATACTGATTCCACTGGTCAGTTTTATGTACGGTGCCCAGGCAGTTGCTCCCGTGATTACAACGGGGATGCTGTTAGGAAATATCCAGCGACTCTTTTATTTTTGGGAAGATATTGAGTGGGAAGTCACCCTATGGCAGCTACCGGGGGTGATTGTTGGCTCAATTCTGGGGGCCTTTACCCTGAACTACATCAATTTAGAATGGCTGCAGCTCGTCATCGGCCTCTCTTTATTGCTGATGGTGGCGAACTATTGGTTTGGCAATCAGGAAAGTACCTTTACCCTCAAGACCTGGCAATTCCTCCCCTTAGGATTCGGCAATTCCTTTGCTTCAGGCCTAATTGGCAGTACGGGGCCGATTATGAACCCGGCCTATATTAATTACGGGCTGCTAAAGGAAGCGATGGTGGCGACGAAAGCGGCCAATATTATTTTGGCCCACGTGATTAAGCTGTGCGCTTATGCGTCCTTAGGTAACCTGAACAGAGAATATGTCATTTATGGCGTGGTGATTGGGGCGGCGGCGTTTCCTGCCAATTGGTTAGGCCAGTGGGTGCTCAGCAAGATGAGTAACGACCTCTTTAAGCAAGTCACGTTTATCTTTATTGGGGTAAGCGGCATCTTGATGCTGTGGGAACAACGCCAGGTTTTGATGGCTTGGTAG
- the hemB gene encoding porphobilinogen synthase: MFPTHRPRRLRSHPQLRRMVQETVVTTNDLIYPLFAVPGEGVAQEVSSMPGVYQLSIDKVVEEAKEVYDLGIPAVILFGIPTEKDTDATGAWHDHGIVQKASTAVKEAVPDLIVIVDTCLCEYTQHGHCGYLETGDLTGRVLNDPTLELLKKTAVSQAKAGADIIAPSGMMDGFVQAIRAGLDEGGFEDIPIMSYAAKYSSAYYGPFRDAAESAPQFGDRRTYQMDPANSREAIKEIELDIAEGADMLMVKPALAYMDIIWQVKQASNLPVAAYNVSGEYSMVKAAALNGWVDEEKVVMETLMSFKRSGADMILTYHAKDAARWLG, from the coding sequence ATGTTTCCCACCCATCGCCCGCGCCGTCTTCGCAGCCATCCTCAATTGCGCCGCATGGTGCAAGAAACCGTTGTCACCACCAACGATCTGATTTATCCCCTATTTGCTGTACCGGGGGAAGGCGTGGCTCAAGAAGTCTCATCCATGCCAGGGGTCTATCAGCTTTCCATCGATAAGGTCGTAGAAGAAGCCAAAGAAGTCTATGACCTGGGCATCCCCGCCGTGATTTTGTTTGGGATTCCCACCGAGAAAGATACCGATGCTACTGGGGCTTGGCATGATCATGGCATTGTCCAAAAAGCCTCTACCGCTGTCAAAGAAGCAGTGCCGGATCTAATTGTGATTGTGGATACCTGCTTGTGTGAATACACTCAGCATGGACATTGTGGCTATTTAGAAACGGGGGATTTAACGGGTCGGGTTCTCAACGATCCGACCTTGGAGTTGCTGAAGAAAACCGCCGTTTCCCAAGCCAAGGCAGGCGCTGATATTATTGCCCCTTCTGGGATGATGGATGGCTTTGTCCAGGCGATCCGGGCAGGACTAGATGAAGGGGGATTTGAAGACATTCCAATTATGTCCTACGCCGCCAAGTATTCCTCTGCCTACTATGGGCCGTTCCGCGATGCGGCTGAATCTGCGCCTCAATTTGGCGATCGCAGAACGTATCAGATGGACCCCGCTAATTCCCGCGAAGCGATCAAAGAAATTGAACTGGATATCGCCGAAGGGGCAGACATGCTGATGGTGAAACCTGCTTTGGCCTATATGGATATCATCTGGCAGGTAAAGCAAGCCTCTAACTTGCCCGTCGCGGCCTATAACGTGTCCGGTGAATATTCCATGGTCAAAGCTGCAGCCCTCAACGGTTGGGTGGATGAAGAAAAAGTGGTGATGGAAACCCTGATGAGCTTTAAGCGTTCAGGAGCCGATATGATTCTGACCTACCATGCAAAAGATGCCGCCCGCTGGTTGGGATAG